A segment of the Arachis hypogaea cultivar Tifrunner chromosome 5, arahy.Tifrunner.gnm2.J5K5, whole genome shotgun sequence genome:
AACCAATGCAAGTAAGAGCAATAACTAAATGACTCACATCATGGACACGCAATCGATCCAACGAAAGGCGTGCAGAAGCTAATCTTTGGGCCCCTCCATCGTTTCTCGGCATAAACGTGGCCCACCTACGATTTTAATTCAAATGATGTCAAAACGAAGAATAACACATGATGTTGAACAATTCAAGAACCGAAAATATAAAACCAAACCTGGAAGCAAGAGGAAACCCAATTCTATCAAAGCCACTCGGCCTAAGAGTGGGaaacctccagaaaatccaagacTGTAGAAGCTGTAGCGGCCCAGCCAAGTTAACAACGTTTCTGTTTGTTCCACGACAAAGACATCTATACAACCAGGCCAGTACAGCCGAGCCCCAGCTATATCTACCCAAGTCGTCCAACGATGCCAAATAAGGCAACCAGCAAAGGTGGACCCTGTTTGCATTCTTGTCCGCAAACAGCTAAGAGGACAACAGCATCAGAATATAAGCACGAGCGTATACACGCACGGTCTCATCACTAGCATCTGCTGGGAGAACCCAGAACCTCTCATGGAACCATGTGTAGCACACTGTCATCTGCTTAACTTTACTCTGTGGAGGTAACTCCCCAAACAACTCCCGGAACCACACCCATGCTGGTCTACCGTGTTCCATCAGATTCTCAAACTCGGTCAGGCACCCACTAACGGGCTCACCATCGATCGGCAAACCAAGCTGATATGCCACATCTTGCAAAGTAATACTGCACTCACCAAATGGCATGtggaaggtgtgcgtctcaggacgccaccGCTCAATAAATGCGCTAAGGAGAGGCTCATCAACCCAGAACCACTGACTGTTAAGCCTAGCCAAATGATACAAGCCCACTGTCTCCAGATAGGGTATAATCCGGTCGTGTAACGGCATATTTTGTTGTCTTCTGACGCCGCTAATAACCTTAGCAGGCTGCAAAATGTGGGTAACAAAAACCTTCAACATACATCCATCTCTAATACCATCAAACAtaacttataaaaaattactagaataacaataaaattaaaaaaattaaattctactaACAATAACCATGGTAATAGCAATTTCTAactaacaaataatatttttactaacaataacaataataatattaatatttatataaataactctAATCAGAATAACAATAAGGataaacataataaaatatatttttaccaacaataatcctaataatatcaatatttatataaataatattagtagaaataacaataagaataaaaaaaataaaatattcttacTAACCATAACCATAATAATATCAATTTCTATATaaacaattatatttttattaacaataacCATAACAATATCAATATTTATATAAGTAATATTAATCAGAATAACAattcaaataaacataaaaaaatatttttactaacaatAACGCTCATAATGTCAACATTTATATAAATAACATTACtaacaatattaataataatgttaataataataacttaccTCTTCATCGAGGTATCCTGCCACGTGAGCAACGCTATTTAGTCGGTACAAGCGATCCTCAGACTCCATTGGCTCCATCGGATTCCTCCTTCAAACCTTCAAAGCTTTTCCAAATTCCTCTCAACACAACAAGCTTCAAAATTTTTTGGGTGAGACAAATGATCCGTGAAAGCCTTCAGCGGATTATGTTTTTATAGGCTACAACGCATAAACCGTGGGAGGTTACAGGGGTTTATGCTTATTGAAACTTGTTCATAAACCGCAGTAGGTTACCGAGTTTTATATTCATAGCGttttcttcataaaccgtggtaacCTACCACGGTTTATGCATGCCTTGCCTTGTTCCTAAACCGTGGGACCTCCCACGGTTAACGTATAAATCCAAAACCGTGTTAACTTGCCACGGATTACATAGAATTCGTTTTGCACATTCACGTAACAGGATTCCATTTTATGTATTTGGGTAAACATTTCAAGCAGTTTATTTATTTGGGTAAATTGCCCTTAGTTACTCattggtttttataattttttttaattgagttattgcaccaaattttttttaattggatctatacactttttttttcttttatttaggtctctatatcaattcttttttttagttgggttcctataaaattaagccaattactactaagagagatttaatttaaaaaaaaatcagtgCAAAgaaccaattaaaaagaaaaaaaaagtataaagacttaattgaaaattttacgaaactataagaaacaagagaataattaaacttaattaaaatatattaaaatgttaGGTGTAAAATTGAAGCTaaacattaagaataaaaataaaatcaaaattgtaTATCTTGAAAAAGAAACGCATATTTATAATTCTGtggatatttttgtaaataaaaatcatattacaaatatttttaaaacataccaatgtttattgaaatttaatattagtaacattcttattgaaaaaaacaaatatatgtGAAGCTACGGTAAACTAAgaaattaatgaatataaaagaGTGATTTGCAATAAAAGATCAGTACATAAAGCAATTTTCCATTTAACAATTTGGTTCTAAAAAAAATTGGCAATGAGTATGCTTTAACAGCTAGCTTTTATTAATAGcatctcttttttttaatattccataataaaattattgaatCCTTTTCAATAAAAGAACGTATGCTAGCTGAGCATTTAGCGGGTTCCAACCCAATTAATTAAGAACCAAATTTATTTTAATGATAATactatatatatctttttatgTAAGCATATATATGAAACAGAGATGGTGGTTTGCACGTACTTATTGGGGATTAAAAACAAGCTAAGGCCTAAAGGGGGGTAGTATTTTAGAGTGATGAAGCTAAAATGTTGAGACATAATTTGGTGCTCCAAATTAAAGTGAAAAAAGAGTGTCAAaggttcttaattaattaattaattggttagTGTGTTTGTCTTGTTCAGTTTATACTTTATAGCACGCCGATGGGACCTGGTCGGTGCCATTTTCATTTCTTACTttagtttcttcttcttcttcatatgtTATGTTATGTTATGATTATGGGACTAGGGAGTAGGGACTTCCACTTGGACTAGCCAAATTATTATCATTGTAGAGCTACTATATTTGATTTCATTTCCACATCACATAAGTTAAACCCATAAGGTAGCtactgtccaaaaaaaaaaaacccataagGTAGCCCttatttcaagtttttttttccgtctcacataatataatatagagtaaaatatattttattgtttttaatatttataaatttttttaaaatattcttaacATTTAACTTCtctcaattttattcttaacgttttttattattttaattttgtttttaatatacttttttaatttgtgtcaaaattattcttaaaaattttttattttgtctctacCGTTTATATGAGACTAACCTCTAAGAATAATTTTGACATAAATTGaaaatattattaacaaaattaaatataattaaatattaaaaatatttttttaaaaaaaattatagacattagagataaaaaaatatattttatcctataatatatatttgaagcgaacttttttttttctttatgttctttTCTTAATATTGGGTTGATTAAGTAATAAgtgaatttatcttttttttttaatagttttaaatttaagtttcacaaaaagaaaagaaaaacatatacTAAAAAAAGACCGTTACAAATttctaaactaaattaataagaaaaaatataggtattcaattattaatttgcaacaattattaattattattttttaattaaaattaaaaatgtattGATATCCATTAATTAGGATTTTAAAAATTAGGATTTTAACCCTAGTGAATATATATAATGTGAATCAAGAGTCACGCAACCCCAAATTTTCTCACTCTTTTTTTGTTATCTTTGCGCCTGGAATTTATACCGTCACCGGAACGCCGCCAACCACTGCAATGTCTCCCTCGTGATTTGCAATACCGTCGACCGCTGCAGAGCCGTTCTTGTCGCGATTCGCAGCGACATCGACCACCACATCGCCCTCCTCGTTGCGATTTGCAGCCTACCACCACCGTATATTGGGTTCTTTGACATTCAAAATAAGAATCTAATAAATTTTTAAGAGTATAAATTACTTAATCTAAAAAATGTtgaaaattcaacaaaaaaatattcaaaaatttagctaaatattcaaaatttaatggCAACTAGAACTATGATGACTATCTAATTAAAACCACCCAAACTTCCAAAGGTGATCATCAAGGTTTGATTGAAATAAACATAtccataaaaacaaaaattaagttTTTGTTTAAGATTAGTATCAATAAGTATtgttttttcaatctttttttccAAGTCAATCTTCATGAGTTTAGCAACTAGGGGCAGTGTACTTTTTACGCTAGCAACACTCTTGATTACGCAACCTGAGATGGAGCTTCAGTTTCTCTATCTGACCTACTTGAGAGACTAAGTTAGTCGTAGCTTTCTTCGTTTATTCTTTTAGTTTGAGAAAAATTACGGTCTTAATAAAAAAAGTCCACAAGtctcaaaaaataatattaaagttCTAATCAGAAGACACATCTATTAAAAACACATCTAAGCAAATTTTAAACAGAAAATACATCTATTAAAGACACATCCATTAAAAATGCATTCAATAGAAGATACATCTATTAAAGATACACCCAAATAAATTGTAAACAGAAAATACATACATTAAAGACACATCCATTAAAAAACACATTCAACAGAAGACACATCTATTTCGGACACATCTAAATAAGTTGTAAATAAAAAACACATATATTAAAGACACTTTCATCTAAAAACACATTCAATCCCTAATAAAAGATGGAGTCCTGGACGATTCTTTCATATCCTTTTATTAAAGAAAGTTATGACTAATTTAGTCTCTCAAGTAGGTCAGATAGAAAAACTGAAGCTCCATCTCAGGTTGTGTGATCAAGAGTGTTGCTAGCGTAAGAAGTGCACTGCCCCTAGTTGCTAAGCTCATGAAAATTGACTTGGAAAAAAAGATTGAATAAGTAATATTTATTGAtactaattttaaacaaaaaaacttAACTTTTATTCTTATGAATATGTTTATTTCAATCAAACCTTGATGATCACCTTTAGAGGTTTGGGTGGTTTTAATTAGATAGTCATCGTAGTTCTAGTTGccattaaattttgaatttttagctaaatttttgaatattttttttgttgaattttcaACATTTTTTAGATTAAGTAATTTATACTCTTAAAAATTTATTAGATTCTTATTTTGAATGTCAAAAAACCTAATTTATTCATCAATAAACTTTCTAAGTATATATGAATGTGTACATCATTTTTTCAAGCTACTCAATTTTTCTGTAAACATATTAACGTCAATGTAAGTTTCATTGTTTGTTACATCTATTTGGTTATAGCAATCCTATAACTATTAAAGACACACCTATTTGGATCTGTGCTTTTTTATCCTCCTCCTTCGAAATTTTTTTAGTCTTGTAAAAATTCTAATAATCTGCCAGGAAAAAAACAATAAACATCAATCAGAAAACACAAAATTAAACCCAAACAATCCTTGAAGCAAACACAATCATCTAAGTTTAGCGAATAAAGACAACAACTGAAACAGTTCCATTTCAACTACTAATATAGACACATCCAGTATATAAAATGGCACTAtcaatagtttaattttttagattaacTGATTTTATATCTAACAATTACCATAAACTAATTTTAGCAGCACAAACCAAAAATTAAGACAAAGAAATATGAGTTAATTTAAAATCATGAGCATAGTTTGAATGTAAAAGAAGCATTCACCAAAACAAAagtaatacataaattaaaatacataacaaCTAGAACAACTCTTTAGGAACTTGGTTTTATCTTAGTGCTTATGTCACAATGTAAAGGCATGATATAATTCTTATGCTCTACATATGTCCTCAACCAATGAAAAACTATGGTGTTCTCAACTTTTAACTTTTTAGATTTTTAAGAAGgaatatatataataac
Coding sequences within it:
- the LOC140184879 gene encoding serine/threonine-protein phosphatase 7 long form homolog, which encodes MEPMESEDRLYRLNSVAHVAGYLDEEPAKVISGVRRQQNMPLHDRIIPYLETVGLYHLARLNSQWFWVDEPLLSAFIERWRPETHTFHMPFGECSITLQDVAYQLGLPIDGEPVSGCLTEFENLMEHGRPAWVWFRELFGELPPQSKVKQMTVCYTWFHERFWVLPADASDETVRLFADKNANRVHLCWLPYLASLDDLGRYSWGSAVLAWLYRCLCRGTNRNVVNLAGPLQLLQSWIFWRFPTLRPSGFDRIGFPLASRWATFMPRNDGGAQRLASARLSLDRLRVHDFVWEPYSSVEVTAVIHPEILVEEHRRLWTAITSLIYFAAIEWHQVDGVLPQFSGVQHLPQPALNIDWLHAKDGRGGDRWFPTYYREWHQFWENRLQSVIWVDRVLDPGPSSEYLDWWCRVAHRFLSPDVAFQDPRPQMPDDAAQFADQQPRIDEPSAPAADQRPRRVRRPPLCGTGGHLLGQFDDDDSDTIEDSD